In Excalfactoria chinensis isolate bCotChi1 chromosome 5, bCotChi1.hap2, whole genome shotgun sequence, a single genomic region encodes these proteins:
- the FOXA1 gene encoding hepatocyte nuclear factor 3-alpha: MLGTVKMEGHETSDWNSYYADTQEAYSSVPVSNMNSGLGSMNTMNTYMSMNTMTTSGNMTSGSFNMSYANTGLGAGLSPGAVAAMPAGSAGAVNGMAAGVAAMGAALSPGGLGAMSGQPAAMNGLGPYGGMNPCVSPMAYSQSNLGRTRDAKSFKRSYPHAKPPYSYISLITMAIQQAPSKMLTLSEIYQWIMDLFPYYRQNQQRWQNSIRHSLSFNDCFVKVARSPDKPGKGSYWTLHPDSGNMFENGCYLRRQKRFKCEKPAGGKAPSEGRKDQTSASGSGSPLPRAHGKAAPPDATAPLPGPNPAASPQPMDHSGPSAELKPSAPAAASSLGSVPALASVPHPPHSLAHEPQLHLKGDPHYSFNHPFSINNLMSSSEQQHKLDFKAYEQALQYSSYGAAIPGGLPLGGGSMAARGSIEPSALEPSYYQGVYSRPVLNTS, translated from the exons ATGTTAGGGACTGTGAAAATGGAAGGGCATGAGACCAGCGACTGGAACAGCTACTACGCCGACACGCAGGAG GCCTATTCCTCGGTGCCCGTGAGCAACATGAACTCGGGGCTGGGCTCCATGAACACCATGAACACCTACATGAGTATGAACACCATGACGACCAGCGGCAACATGACCTCCGGCTCCTTCAACATGTCCTACGCCAACACGGGGCTGGGAGCCGGGCTGAGCCCCGGCGCGGTGGCCGCCATGCCGGCGGGCTCTGCGGGCGCAGTGAACGGGATGGCGGCCGGCGTGGCGGCCATGGGCGCGGCGCTGAGCCCCGGAGGGCTGGGCGCTATGTCGGGGCAGCCGGCCGCTATGAACGGGCTGGGTCCCTACGGCGGTATGAACCCCTGCGTCAGCCCCATGGCCTATTCGCAGTCCAACCTCGGCCGCACGCGGGATGCTAAGAGCTTCAAGCGGAGCTACCCGCACGCCAAGCCGCCCTACTCGTACATCTCGCTTATCACCATGGCCATCCAGCAGGCGCCCAGCAAGATGCTGACCCTGAGCGAGATCTACCAGTGGATCATGGACCTCTTCCCCTACTACCGGCAGAACCAGCAGCGCTGGCAGAACAGCATCCGCCACTCGCTCTCCTTCAACGACTGCTTCGTCAAGGTGGCCCGCTCCCCCGATAAGCCCGGCAAGGGCTCCTACTGGACCCTGCACCCTGACTCCGGCAACATGTTCGAGAACGGCTGCTACCTCCGCCGACAGAAGCGCTTCAAGTGCGAGAAGCCGGCGGGGGGCAAGGCCCCGTCGGAGGGCCGCAAGGACCAGACGTCCGCCTCGGGTTCCGGCTCTCCCCTACCCCGCGCCCACGGCAAAGCGGCGCCGCCCGACGCCACCGCCCCCCTGCCAGGCCCCAACCCGGCCGCCAGCCCCCAGCCTATGGACCACAGCGGACCTAGTGCCGAACTGAAGCCCTCGGCCCCGGCCGCCGCTTCCTCGCTCGGCTCCGTGCCCGCCCTGGCCTCCGTCCCGCATCCCCCGCACTCCCTGGCCCACGAACCCCAGCTGCACCTCAAAGGGGACCCCCACTACTCCTTCAACCACCCGTTCTCCATCAACAACCTCATGTCCTCCtcggagcagcagcacaagctggACTTCAAAGCCTACGAGCAGGCGCTGCAGTACTCCTCGTACGGGGCCGCCATCCCCGGCGGGCTGCCCCTGGGAGGCGGCTCCATGGCGGCCCGCGGCAGCATCGAGCCCTCGGCGCTGGAGCCCTCCTACTACCAGGGGGTGTACTCCAGACCCGTGCTCAACACCTCGTAG